The following proteins are co-located in the Lepus europaeus isolate LE1 chromosome 15, mLepTim1.pri, whole genome shotgun sequence genome:
- the LOC133774358 gene encoding small EDRK-rich factor 1: MARGNQRELARQKNMKKSQEISKGKRKEDSLTTSQRKQRDSEIMQQKQKAANEKKALQTREK, encoded by the exons ATGGCCC GTGGAAATCAACGCGAACTTGCCCgccaaaaaaatatgaaaaaatcgcAGGAAATTagcaagggaaaaagaaaagaagatagcTTGACTACTTCTCAAAGAAAGCAGAG GGACTCTGAGATCATGCAACAGAAGCAGAAAGCAGCTAATGAGAAGAAGGCCTTGCAGACCAGAGAAAAATGA